Proteins found in one Deltaproteobacteria bacterium genomic segment:
- a CDS encoding ATP-binding protein encodes MKRDIYAKLQYWKASRRRKPLLLQGARQTGKTYILKEFAEGEYENCIYCNFEEDPSLDEFFQRDLDPSRILRDLSIYANKEIKPEVDLVIFDEIQVSGRALNSLKYFEEKAKTFHIAAAGSLLGVKLSTPGSFPVGKVSFLHLYPMTFLEFLDAMGESRYRKLIEDIDAFAPFEEPFHLDLINHLGRYYVVGGMPEAVKHFAEKGDIREARVIQNEIINSYVLDFAKHAPAVEIPKLTQVWESIPKHLGRENKKFIFSAVKKGARAREYQNALTWLEDAGLIFRAYAVETSRHPLKHYAETSCFKVYALDVGLLGAMAKTPMDLLVQGKRLYNEYEGAFVESYVAQQLVSHFQQELYYWRSKGGKAELDFLLEMGNGVFPLEVKAGINLKSKSLKSYDLQFAPPKLARTNLLNLKKDGKICNLPLYATSLLPRLLVS; translated from the coding sequence AAACGGGATATCTACGCTAAGTTGCAATATTGGAAAGCATCCAGGAGGAGAAAACCACTCTTATTACAGGGTGCTCGGCAGACCGGAAAGACGTACATTCTCAAAGAATTCGCAGAAGGCGAATATGAAAATTGTATTTATTGTAACTTCGAAGAGGATCCCAGCCTCGATGAGTTCTTTCAGCGAGATCTGGACCCCTCGAGAATCCTACGGGATCTTTCCATTTACGCCAACAAGGAAATCAAGCCCGAAGTCGATCTTGTGATCTTTGACGAGATTCAGGTTTCGGGTCGGGCCTTGAACTCGCTCAAATATTTTGAAGAAAAGGCCAAGACCTTTCATATTGCAGCTGCGGGATCTCTCCTAGGTGTAAAACTCTCAACACCTGGTTCGTTCCCTGTCGGCAAGGTCAGTTTTCTGCATCTCTACCCCATGACTTTCCTTGAATTCCTCGATGCAATGGGAGAATCCAGGTACAGGAAATTGATTGAAGATATTGACGCATTCGCTCCTTTTGAAGAACCGTTCCATCTAGACTTGATAAATCACCTGGGTCGTTACTACGTTGTTGGAGGCATGCCGGAAGCAGTTAAACACTTTGCAGAAAAGGGCGATATACGGGAAGCGCGAGTGATTCAGAACGAAATTATAAACTCATATGTCCTGGATTTTGCCAAACACGCCCCGGCGGTGGAAATACCCAAGCTCACACAAGTTTGGGAATCCATACCGAAACATCTGGGGAGGGAAAACAAAAAGTTTATCTTCTCAGCAGTCAAAAAAGGAGCCCGGGCCCGGGAGTATCAAAATGCGTTAACTTGGTTGGAGGACGCCGGTTTGATTTTTCGGGCGTATGCAGTTGAAACTAGCAGGCATCCGCTCAAACATTATGCTGAGACCTCTTGCTTCAAAGTCTACGCACTAGACGTGGGGCTATTGGGAGCCATGGCCAAAACACCTATGGACCTTTTGGTCCAGGGAAAACGACTCTACAACGAATACGAAGGCGCCTTTGTTGAAAGCTATGTGGCCCAGCAACTGGTATCCCATTTTCAGCAGGAACTGTATTATTGGCGGAGCAAGGGAGGTAAGGCTGAGCTTGATTTTCTCCTTGAAATGGGAAATGGAGTCTTTCCTCTGGAGGTCAAAGCAGGCATTAATCTTAAAAGCAAGAGCTTGAAGTCTTATGATCTACAGTTTGCGCCGCCCAAGCTCGCTAGGACGAATCTTCTGAACCTTAAAAAAGACGGGAAGATCTGCAATCTGCCACTCTATGCCACGTCGTTGTTGCCCCGACTCCTGGTCTCCTAA